The genomic window TGGGCCGGCCCGCTGCCCGCGAGCGGTCGACCCGCTGCGCGCGAGCGGCACACCGTCGTTGTCTTCTGCAACAAACTCTTGACCGGCTGGGGGAACACCATGCACACAGCACTTCCTACTTCGACGTCGGTGCCGATCACGCCGCAAGCAGCAGCTTCCGTGCCGCCGAGCAATGCCGCAGGTCTGTCCGTCTGGCCCACTTCTGCACGGCTCACTTCCCGCGGCGATGTAGCGGTGGGAGGTGTCTCCCTCGTCGAGGCGGCCGAGCGGTTCGGGACCCCGGTCTACCTCCTGGACGAGGGCGAAGTGCGGGACCGCTGCCGGACCTACATTCGAGCTTTCCCGGACACCGACGTCGTCTACGCGGCGAAGGCGTTCCTGTGCCGCGCCCTCCTGCACTGGGTGCAGGAGGAGGGCCTCGGCCTGGACGTCTGCTCATCTGGTGAGCTGGAGTTCGCGGTCACCAACGGATTTCCTCCCGAGCGCATCGTGCTGCACGGCAACGCCAAGAGCCCGGACGATCTGAGAGCCGCCCTGCGTCTGGGTGTCGGAAGGATTGTCATCGACAGCCCGTGGGAGATCGCCCAACTGTCCGCGCTGGTCTCGGAAGGCGCTCGTCAGAAGGTGCTGGTCCGCGTGCTCCCAGGCGTCAGTGCGGGCGGGCACACCGCGATCCGCACCGGCACGGAGGACCAGAAGTTCGGGCTCTCCCTCATCGATGGGAGCGCTCAGCACGCAATCTCCAGGATTCTCGGCCAGCCGCACCTGGAACTCGTCGGGCTGCACTGCCACATCGGCTCGCAGATCACCACGGTCAAGCCTTACCTGACCGCGCTCCGGCGCATGGTCGGGCTGCTGGCCCAGGTGCGCGAGCAGCACGGAGTCGTGCTCCCCGAACTGGACATGGGAGGCGGGCACGCGGTCGCCTACCGGCCGGGGGAGACCCCGCTCGATATCCCCAACCTAGGCGAACGAATCCGCCGCGAACTGGCCACGAACTGCACCGCAGCCGGCATCCCTACGCCCCGGCTCGCCATCGAACCCGGCCGCGCCCTGGTTGGCCCCGCAGGTGTGGCGTTGTACCGGGTGCTCGCCGTGAAGATGACGGGCGACCGTCGCTTCGTGGCCGTGGACGGTGGAATGAGCGACAACCCGCGTCCCGCCCTGTACGGTGCCCGCTACGCGCCCCGGCTCATCGGCCGCCGCTCAACGGCCGAGTCCTGCACGGCGACCGTCGTCGGCCGGCACTGCGAGGCGGGCGACGTTCTCGCCACCGACGCTGTATTGCCGGCCGACATCCATCCGGGCGACCTGGTCGCCATACCGGTCGCGGGCGCCTACCACCTTTCCATGGCATCCAGTTACAACGCAGTCGGCCGACCACCCGTGGTCGCCGTCCACGAGGGCCGCGCCAGGCTTCTGATACGCCGCGAATCCCTCGCCGACATCAACGGCCGCGACATCGGAATGTGAACCGTCCAAGTCCGCTCCGCCCCTCCCCCGACCGTGAAGGAACTGTCGTGCTCAGTAACCGTAATGCGTCCTGTGGTGACCGCCGTGACCACTGAGAACATCGTCGGTCTGATCGTGGCCACGAGCCTCGTCGGATACCTCGTGCTCGCCGTCAAGTATCCGGATCGCTTCTGACGCCGACTCCGCGTGTCGGTCGCGTGCGGCGCTGGGCAGCCATCGGCCTGGCCGCGTCGCGTGATCTCGTGACCGGTCCGACAGAACCACGCGACGGTCCGAGCCGCCGTCCAATGCTCAGAGTTCACGGGGCGGCCCCTTCGGGGGCCGCCCCGTACTCGAGATCAGGTGGTGCCGTACATGATCCAAAGCCAGCCGCAACAGTCTCGCCGGGCAGGAAGCGTTCTCCAGCCGCAGGTCGTCGCAGTGAGTTGCGCGATCCGAGGCGTCCTGCCCGGCGATCCTCACGCCCTTGCACTGGGCTAACTCGCCCCGTTCGCCGACAGCTAGGTGGAGGCGCCGCCTCACTTCCTCCGTGTCATGCGTGCCACGTTCGACAGCATCGTGCCGGAGGAGCGGATGGTCTACGTCCGCCACGCTCTCGCGTCCTCACCCATGCTGCGGCCCATGCGTGGTGTGATGGTACGCCCGCTTGCAACGGCCAGATTCTCGCCAAGGCCTGCACGAATTTCCGGGGCAGCCTGTACGAGGACATCGCGTGTGCCACGGGCCAGGACCTCCGATGCGAGCTTCTCTCGCACGCCCGAGTGACCGGTCATATGCGGACATCGATGCCCGCGGCCGAACCGCGACCCTTTCCCGCAGGCGCGACGACCGGGTGCTGGTCACCTCCGTGCCTGGACGGCCGGATTCCGGCTGCACCGCGAGTACGTCCGCTACGCGATCGGGCGGCCCGCAGCGCGGCCCCACTCGAACCCGGAATCTTCGTGCATGCCCAGGACCGGCTCTGATCAGCCCCAGAGGTGCGCGCGGGGGCTAACGCGAGTTTCGGCCTGTGTAGCGTTCTGCTGACTCGTCCAAGAGCCGGAATCGCAGGCGACAGATGACCGCCGTTGTTTCACGCCGCACGGCGTGGGCGACGACGGCCCCACGTTGGTTCTGCAGCAGCCGCTGCCAGACATGGGCAGGTTCGACTTCCGGGATGAGCACGGTGATCCGTACGCCCGGGTCGGTGGCAGTCAACTTACGTACATAGGCGGCGACCGGGCGGCCGATCGTGCGGCGGGCGGAGGCGATACGGATCAGAGGAACGCCCGGATTCCACAGGGCCCAGTCCCGCTCGAGTGCTTCGCTCTGCGCACGGTCCTCGGAGTCCAAGTGGCAGACCGTCACCGCGTGGACCTCATCGCCGAGGGACACGGCGGCGGTGAGGGCCTCGCTGGTGAGCCGGGTGAGAGAGGAGATCGGAACCACGATCAGTGAACGGTCGCGGTGCGGTGGCTCCGGGATGCGGCCGACCTCCAGGCTTCGGCCGATACGGGCGTAGGCGCGGTGTACGGACTCGAAGCCGGCCACGAGCAGAGGCAGTGCGACCACGATCAGCCATGCACCGTCGTAGAACTTGGTTGCTGTGACGACGACCGCGCTGACCCCGGTCAGGAGGGCGCCCAGGAGGTTGAGCAATGTCTTGCCGGCCCACCTGGGGCCGCGGACCGATCGCCAGTGGATGACCATGCCGGTCTGGGCGATCGTGAAGCCGACGAACACGCCGATCGCGAAGAGCGGGACGAGGGTGTTGGTGTCGCCCCCGGAGAAGACCAGCAGCACGGCGGAGACTGCGGTGAGAGCGAGGACTCCGTGGCGGTGGACCTGCCGGTCGGCCTTGAGCCCGAAGACATGGGGCAGGTAGTTGTCGCGGGCCAGCAGTTTGAGGAGCACCGGCAGGCCACCGAACGAGGTGTTGGCGGACAGTGCCAGCAGCATCATGGTGGCGAACTGCACGACATAGAACGCGATGCCGTGTCCGAACGATGCGTCGGCGAGCTGCGCCAGGACCGTGACACCTTCGACGGGCTGGAGCCCGAACCGGGAGATCAGTACGGACAGGCCGATCAGCATCACACCGAGCAGCGCACCGAGGGCGATTTCGGCACGCTGCGCGCGGCGTGCGGCGGGTGCGCGGAAGGAGGGGACGGCGTTGGCGATGGCTTCGACACCTGTCAGCGCCGAGCAGCCGGAGGCAAAGGCTTTGAGGAGGAGCAGCGCACCGACGGTGGTTGCGTTGGTGCCGAGTACGGAAGCATGGCCGGCAGCGGCTTCCGTACTCACCGGGGTGTCACGGAACAGGCCGACCAGGATGAGGACGAAGATCGCTCCGACGAACACCACGGTCGGCGCGATGAACGCCCGCGCCGAGTCCACGATCCCGCGCAGATTGACGACAGTGATCAGGGCCAGAGTACCGAGGCACAGCCCCAGACGATCCCCGTACAGATCCGGGAAGGCGGAGGTCAGCGCTGCCACGCCGGCGGTCACGGCGACTGCCACGTTCAGCACGTAGTCCAGTACAAGGGAAGCAGCCGCTACGAGGCTCGTGCGGGGGCCCAGATGAGCCTTGGCGACCGCGTAACTTCCTCCACCGTCCGGGAAAGCCGCGATGACCTGTCGGTACGAGGCGACGAGAACGGCCAGCAGCAGGGCGATCGCGACGGTGACGGGGAGAGTGAAGCCGAGCCCGTAGCCGCCCGCGGCTGCCAGGACCAGGACGATGGCCTCCGGCCCGTACGCGACCGACGCCATCGCGTCGAGCGACAGGGCAGCCAGCCCGGTCACGGTCGTCAGCTTGTGCCGGCCCCCGTCGTCAAGGGGTGCCTCGACGCTCGGCGCTGTGCCGGATTCTGAGGTGCGGACGGACATGCGGTTCGAGCTCCTTCATTGCAGGTCCGCTCAGAGTGCGCTCGTCACCGGCCGGCCGAACCGGATACTGGCGCGTTCTTGGCGCCATGTGCCGAACTCTTCCCGTGTTCTTGACGCGGTGGACAGGACGGCATCGAAGGTGTCAGGCAGGAGTCCGTATAGGTCTGCGCCGCCGCCGTCAGGGATGCGCCAACAGCTGCTGGACGGTGAACCCCTTCGGGCTTCGATGAGAGGGGAGAAACCGAATCGACTCGGAAGTGGTGTCCCATGGACGAAGTCGCCTGCAGACGTGTGGTGGTCAGCGTGAGTTGTACGCAGGGAGCCTGGCACCTCTGCACCGGGCAGCGGCCGAAGCCCGGCGCATCGAGGGCGAGCTCTGGGTCGTGCTTGCCTGGGAGCCGCCCGGCGGCGAACGCGGGCACCGCAGCCTGCCCAGTCCGCCGCACCGGGACGGGTACTGGTGGGGACCGTAGGGCAGGAGCAAGACCTCCTGATCGTCGGCACCGGATCTCGCCGTTGGCCGCACCGATTCCTGTGCCGGTCGGTGGCCCGCTACTGCCTCGTCCACGCGTCGTTCCCGCTACTGGCTGTACCGCCGTCACCTCTGGGGAAGAAGCTCGTCGCTGTCCGCCGCAGGATCACTTGGCGGCTACCGCTGGACGCACGGGCGCTGACCGGCCCCGTGCCACCGAGCCCCGGCATGGGGGCAGGCGTCATGACGTCATCGTGGCAGGAAGATCGCGTTCGACAGGGGGGCCGCCGTCTGCGGCGCGCAGGGTGAACACCATGGTGAAGCCTCCTCCCGGGGTGTCCTCCGCGGCAAGCACTCCCCCCATCGCCTCCACGAAGCCACGGGCCACCGCGAGGCCCAGGCCGACACCGGCGCCGCCTGGTGCGTCGCCATAGCGTTGGAAGGGTTCGAAGATCCTGCCCTTGGCCTCGTCCGGTACGCCCGGTCCGCGGTCTGCCACCCGGACTTCTACACGGTCGGCCATGGCACTGACCGCTACCAGTACCTGTTCGTTCTGCGGGCTGTACTTCACCGCGTTCTCGACGACGTTGGCGACGGCGCGCTCCAGCAGCCCCGGATCGACAGCCACCAGTGGCAGGTCCTCCGGGATGTCCAGTCGGACACTCCCGTCCGGGACGCCACCGAGCGCCTTGGGAACGACCTCGTCGAGGTCCGTCGCCCGGATCAGCGGCCGAACCGTACCTGTCTCCAGCCGGGACATGTCCAGCAAGTTCCCTATCAGATGGTCGAGGCGGTCGGCACCCTCCTCGATTCCGGCCAGCAGCTCGGCCCGGTCTTCAGCGGACCACTCCACGTCGGCGGAGCGCAGCGACGTGACGGACACCTTGATGGTCGCCAGGGGAGTGCGCAGATCGTGGCTCACTGCGGCCAGGAGTGCCGTGCGGATCCTGTCGCCCTCCGCGTACTTCCGCGCCTGTTCGGCCTCTCCGCGCAAGCGCTGACGGTCCAGGACAACGGCTGCCTGGGCGGCGAAGGCGCCGAGCACGCGGCGATCCTCAGCCGGCAGCACACGTCCCGAGAGGGCCAGCGCCATCTCGTCGTTTACGGGCAGGTCGACATCGGCGTCCTCGGGGCGAGCGGCGGGCGACGGCCCGACGCTCCCGGTGCAGGTCCAAGGCTCGACCTCGCTCTGCCGTTCCAGCAGGGCGACGGACTCCATCGCGAAGGTCTCCCGAACCCGCTCCAGCAGCGCGTCCAGGGTGGTCTCGCCGCGCAGGACACTGCCTGCGAGAAAGGACAGGATCTCGGACTCGGCGCGCAGCCGCGCAGCCTGCTGGGTGCGGCGGGCCGCGAGATCCACCACAGAAGCGACCGAGACCGCCACACTCACGAAGATGGCGATGGCGAGGATGTTCTTCGGATCGGCGATGGTCAGCCGGTGCAAGGGCGGTGTGAAGTAGTAGTTCAGCAGGAGCGATCCGAGCGCGGCGGAGCCGAGCGCCGGGAGCAGCCCACCCACCAGTGCGGCGGCCACCGTCAGCGACAGGAACAGAAGCATGTCGTTGGCGAGGCCAAGATCCGCTTCGATGTTGGTGAGCAATGCGACCAGAAGGGCAGGTCCGCCCGCACCTACCACCCAGCCCCAGACACTTCGGGCCGTGCTCAGGCGGGCATGACGGGTCACGGGCAGCCTCCGCCCGCGGGAGACCTCTTCGTGCGTGACGATGTGGACGTCCAGGTCGGGTCCGGAGTCCCTGGCGACGGTTGCGCCGACGCCAGGTCCGAAGACGTACTGCCAAGCCTTGCGCCGGCTGGAGCCGAGAATGATCTGGCTGGCGTTCACACCGCGCGCGAACTCCAGCAGGGACTGCGGCACATCGTCGCCGATGACGTGGTGGAACGTGCCACCGACGTTCTCGACCAGATTGCGCTGGACGGCAAGGTCCTTGGGCGAGGCGGAGGTCAGGCCGTCGCTTCTGGTGATGTACACCGCGAGTACTTCCCCGCCGGCCCCCTTCTCGGCCAGCCGTGCGGCCCGGCGGATCAGCGTGGCACCTTCGGGGCCGCCGGTGAGTCCGACGACGATGCGTTCACGGGCCTGCCAGGTGGTGCGGATGTTGTGCTCGCCGCGATACTGCTGGAGGTACTCGTCGACCCGGTCGGCGACCCAGAGGAGGGCGAGCTCCCGCAGGGCGGTGAGGTTGCCCGGACGGAAGTAGTTCGCCAGGGCGGCGTCGAGCTTGTCCGGCTTGTAGATGTTGCCGTGGGCCATCCGTCGGCGCAGGGCCTGGGGGGACATGTCGACCAGCTCGATCTGGTCGGCCCGGCGGACCAC from Streptomyces sp. NBC_01341 includes these protein-coding regions:
- the lysA gene encoding diaminopimelate decarboxylase; translation: MHTALPTSTSVPITPQAAASVPPSNAAGLSVWPTSARLTSRGDVAVGGVSLVEAAERFGTPVYLLDEGEVRDRCRTYIRAFPDTDVVYAAKAFLCRALLHWVQEEGLGLDVCSSGELEFAVTNGFPPERIVLHGNAKSPDDLRAALRLGVGRIVIDSPWEIAQLSALVSEGARQKVLVRVLPGVSAGGHTAIRTGTEDQKFGLSLIDGSAQHAISRILGQPHLELVGLHCHIGSQITTVKPYLTALRRMVGLLAQVREQHGVVLPELDMGGGHAVAYRPGETPLDIPNLGERIRRELATNCTAAGIPTPRLAIEPGRALVGPAGVALYRVLAVKMTGDRRFVAVDGGMSDNPRPALYGARYAPRLIGRRSTAESCTATVVGRHCEAGDVLATDAVLPADIHPGDLVAIPVAGAYHLSMASSYNAVGRPPVVAVHEGRARLLIRRESLADINGRDIGM
- a CDS encoding sensor histidine kinase KdpD, yielding MGRGKLRIYLGAAPGVGKTYAMLSEAHRRTERGTDCVVGFVEHHDRPRTEVMLHGLEQVQRRTVQYRSAVFTEMDVDAVLERAPAVALVDELAHTNVPGSRNAKRWQDVEELLDAGIDVVSTVNIQHLDSLGDVVESITGVRQRETVPDDVVRRADQIELVDMSPQALRRRMAHGNIYKPDKLDAALANYFRPGNLTALRELALLWVADRVDEYLQQYRGEHNIRTTWQARERIVVGLTGGPEGATLIRRAARLAEKGAGGEVLAVYITRSDGLTSASPKDLAVQRNLVENVGGTFHHVIGDDVPQSLLEFARGVNASQIILGSSRRKAWQYVFGPGVGATVARDSGPDLDVHIVTHEEVSRGRRLPVTRHARLSTARSVWGWVVGAGGPALLVALLTNIEADLGLANDMLLFLSLTVAAALVGGLLPALGSAALGSLLLNYYFTPPLHRLTIADPKNILAIAIFVSVAVSVASVVDLAARRTQQAARLRAESEILSFLAGSVLRGETTLDALLERVRETFAMESVALLERQSEVEPWTCTGSVGPSPAARPEDADVDLPVNDEMALALSGRVLPAEDRRVLGAFAAQAAVVLDRQRLRGEAEQARKYAEGDRIRTALLAAVSHDLRTPLATIKVSVTSLRSADVEWSAEDRAELLAGIEEGADRLDHLIGNLLDMSRLETGTVRPLIRATDLDEVVPKALGGVPDGSVRLDIPEDLPLVAVDPGLLERAVANVVENAVKYSPQNEQVLVAVSAMADRVEVRVADRGPGVPDEAKGRIFEPFQRYGDAPGGAGVGLGLAVARGFVEAMGGVLAAEDTPGGGFTMVFTLRAADGGPPVERDLPATMTS
- a CDS encoding APC family permease: MSVRTSESGTAPSVEAPLDDGGRHKLTTVTGLAALSLDAMASVAYGPEAIVLVLAAAGGYGLGFTLPVTVAIALLLAVLVASYRQVIAAFPDGGGSYAVAKAHLGPRTSLVAAASLVLDYVLNVAVAVTAGVAALTSAFPDLYGDRLGLCLGTLALITVVNLRGIVDSARAFIAPTVVFVGAIFVLILVGLFRDTPVSTEAAAGHASVLGTNATTVGALLLLKAFASGCSALTGVEAIANAVPSFRAPAARRAQRAEIALGALLGVMLIGLSVLISRFGLQPVEGVTVLAQLADASFGHGIAFYVVQFATMMLLALSANTSFGGLPVLLKLLARDNYLPHVFGLKADRQVHRHGVLALTAVSAVLLVFSGGDTNTLVPLFAIGVFVGFTIAQTGMVIHWRSVRGPRWAGKTLLNLLGALLTGVSAVVVTATKFYDGAWLIVVALPLLVAGFESVHRAYARIGRSLEVGRIPEPPHRDRSLIVVPISSLTRLTSEALTAAVSLGDEVHAVTVCHLDSEDRAQSEALERDWALWNPGVPLIRIASARRTIGRPVAAYVRKLTATDPGVRITVLIPEVEPAHVWQRLLQNQRGAVVAHAVRRETTAVICRLRFRLLDESAERYTGRNSR
- a CDS encoding potassium-transporting ATPase subunit F; the protein is MTTENIVGLIVATSLVGYLVLAVKYPDRF